Part of the Hevea brasiliensis isolate MT/VB/25A 57/8 chromosome 16, ASM3005281v1, whole genome shotgun sequence genome is shown below.
TCATCAAAGCTATTGATTAAGGGAGGAACTGTTGTGAATGCTCATCATCAAGAGGTTGCTGATGTTTATGTTAAGGATGGGATCATTGTAGCTGTGAATCCTAATCTCAAGGTCTATTTCTTGGTTTTTGTTTATCTATTGAGCTTTTAATGTAACTAGAGCGCATGACTAGTCTACTTTGGAGACTGAGAGTAACCCAGAATTTTCAAAAACAAATAGAATACAAAAAATTGGCTAGCTATTGCAAAAGATACGAGCAAGTAAATTGAAGCTATCCAACAAATTTCACTGGTTCCAGGCCCTTAAGATAAAATAGGTTTGCTTCATATATTTCCTGTTTGAATTGTCGCAGAGGAGGTTTGTCATACAAGGATTAAAACATCACTGCTGAATTAAGCtgtacccttttttttttctgcaaCTTTCCAGTAATTATGGCTCTGATTTGTACTTCCTTCATATACTGCCAATCCCTGTTAGTATGTAACTATCTTAGGTACAAATGATCTGCCAATCTACCAGTAAACAGAAAAGCTATTACAATGTTTTCTTGGTTTCAttactagaaattggttataaTTTGCGGTTCTCTTCACCCAAATTGAGATCTTTTGATGTCAGGTTGGGGAATGGATTACATGACTGTGGTTCAGGAGTAGCCACTCAAAATCGATCTTTAAATTATTTGCTAGATTTGGATTTTGTTGTTGATAAACTAACAAAAAATAAACATTAATTTAGCTTGTACTTTGGTTGATCTAGATATGTTCCATGAGATTTTGAAGGACTTCCAATGATTCCaagcatgaaaaaaaaaagaattttcttTGAAAAGCTTTTTgaaaaaggagaaactctgaactgtttttttttttttttggaaaattaattttgaaatcacTCATAGAGTTTCTTCAAAACAATCAACTATGTTTTCTCATGTTTCCTGCATTTCAGTGGTACACCTTGAAGCAAGTAATAACTAAGCCTTCCAACTTGGCATAGAAGTGGCGTTAAAAAGTGCAAGCTTCTTTGACTCTGTAGTTATGGACTTCTTACTGTTGAAGTCTATATCTACTAATGCCCTTACAATTTATAAATGAACCTCTCTGTTCTATATAGAATGTGATATCTGTCCATTGCCCTCTCCTGGTGCTCAGTTGCCTAGTTTTCTGGCTTATTCTCAGCCAGGTATTTATTTTTGATGTCTTTCCTTTTTATTGTGCTCCCCATCATTCGCATTTGAATTGTTTGGTTTCCATTGGCAGGTTGGTGATGATGTTAAGGTGCTTGATGCGACTGGAAAGTTTGTCATGCCAGGTTAATTGTCATGCTATGGATACATACATGATTTATCAGTGCTGCTATTTTTAACCTTTttatgaatggaaggaaaatcttGGGGGCTTATTGGTGGAAATTATTAAGTAATTCCAATCTAGGGCATCTGGCTTAAAATAAAGTCTAATATGATTTCCAACACAATATGTAATTAAGTACTAAGTGCCCATCATATGACTGATTTTTTTCCTTGAAACATTAACAGGAGGAATTGATCCCCACACCCATCTAGCTATACCATTTATGGGTACCGAGGCCATTGATGACTTCTTCAGTGGTCAGGCTGCAGCTTTAGCAGGTGGAACAACAATGCATATTGATTTTGTCTTACCAATCAATGGCAGTTTAACAGCAGGTTTTGAAGCCTATGAAAAAAAGGCAAAGAACTCTTGCATGGATTACGGTTTCCATATGGCAATCACCAAATGGGATGAAGTTGTTTCAAAGGAAATGGAAATTATGGTGAAGGAAAGAGGTCGGTATTATTAATTTCCATTTTGCCTAATCCAGATTTTGTTGGATTTTGATTCAGTTTGTGCTATTTATATGTTTGCAATAAATTGTATATACATTTGGAATTCGTAGGTATAAACTCTTTCAAGTTTTTTATGGCATACAAGGGGTTTGTTATGATCAATGATGAGCTTATGTTAGAAGGATTCAAAATGTGCAAGTCTCTTGGTGCCTTAGCCATGGTCCATGCAGAAAATGGAGATGCTGTATTTGAAGGACAGAAAAGAATGATAGAACTTGGTATTACTGGTCCAGAGGGGCATGCTCTTTCGAGGCCACCAGTGGTAAATCTCAAATCATATTATCTAGCTTTCTGAACTTACTTTGCCTtctggatttattttttttagcgCATGATCTGCTTGTTAGCCTCATTTCTAACACTTTTTACTCTCAAGAGTCCTTTGGATTTCTATGGTGATACTGTGATAGTAAGCATACATATGCACTTCCTTTGGAAGAGGGTAGATAGTGCCATGATTGTAATTTACCAGATCAGGTGTTCTGTTGTTTTGGGAGTTGGAATGTTAATGTGCCTTGCAAATACTCGTGGTCTATAAAGTTGCCTTAGATATTTTCGCTCTTTTTTTGTGTCTAtcctttgatatatatatatatatatagtgaagaAATATCCTACCAAGTTGGTGAGGATGTGGCTGCAGTGGCAGATCCAGAAAAAATTATTCTTCTGGGCtcaacatattaaaaaaaaaaaggtaaaatattataaaactattctTACAATTGTACTCGATGAGGTTCAATACACTAAAAACTATCAAGAATTAcatcattattaatattatcaaattatagaattacatcattattaatattatcaaattaTACATACCTTGAATTGCTCAAATATCTATTGATTATTTGTGcaagtaaataaaagaaaaattgaaaGGAGAATGTTATGGAGTTGAGAAAGAAGAGATGAGAAGAAGAGATGAGAAGAAGAGAAAGGAAATGGGCTATTGTGACTTTTAGATTATAAAGTTGTTATTAATGACTTTTCATTAACccattatttttctttgtttattatttatttggCCTATTGTGAAGTAATGAAATTGAAATCCATTCACTTATCTCATTAAATTGCCTTGTGACttgtgagatgatggaataataaaaaattatacattatacatttaattttaattttattaaaaagatgttataattaaacttattaagagtcaatttaaataaatatagatattattttttttaataaaaatagaaatcaattaatttctcattataaGAGTATATTATCCGCCAAAAAAGAGGGTTCAATGCTTAAATTTGAGAGGGGTTAATTTATAAAAACACATATCTGCATAAGAGCAATTTCAAAGGAaaataggggtcaattgacccctcatttatctaaatgcatcTACACTGTGTGGCAGTAACAGTAGGTATGCGCCACTTTAACATCCTTGATTTTTCTCAGCATTCCCCAAATTCAGATCAGAGAATCTGGACTTGTGAAGTTCcagaaaatcaaaatttcactTGTCTAACTTGGATTTGCGTGTAGCCCTGATAATTAGTTAATAACAGAAATAGTGAATAGTCTGTTGGCTGTTTGTTGACTGAACTGAATGTGTGGTTCTCATCTTTAATCAAACTACTCGTTCTTagtcttttcttttttaattatatatatatatatatatatatatatatatatatatatatatatatatatatatatatatatatatatatggtgagtGTGGTATGGGTCTTCTGTGAGTTTTAGATTTCCAGGATGACAAACTTTATGTTGGAGTTATGCTTAGAATGTTGCAGACTCGTGAAGtagttgtttatttattttttagtgtATTTGTCAGCGTTCCATACTTCAAGATATCTTGTGTAGTTTGTATGTGGTCAATCTTGTTGTCGTAGGATTGTTCAATGGTTTTAGCCAATTGAAGCGCCAGGAAGGTCTTGTATCTGATCTTGCATTGGTTGTAGTCACATAGTTCTTCAGGAATGGATTGTTTAGTGATGAATGATTTACAAAGTTTAGCAATTTATATATATTTCTAGTTGGAGCTCTGATTTATAACCCCTcatatatgtatgtgtgtgtgtgtgtgtgtgtgtgtgtgtgtgtgtttaatttCCTTTGTGATTATTTCAAGCATACTTAGGTTTCATGTATAACTTAGCTTGTAGTTTGATGCTTCAGCTGGAAGGTGAGGCAACTGCTCGTGCAATTCATTTAGCGAGGTTTGTGAACACACCTCTCTATGTAGTTCATGTGATGAGTATTGATGCAATGGAAGAGATAGCTAGAGCTCGAAAGTCAGGTGTGAATTCATCCCACTTAATTGCAATATGCTTGTTTGCTTTTTAGTTCGGTCAAAATGCATTTGGACGCCCAATAGACCTGTACTTCTGTTTAGAAATATAAGTATCTAACTTACAATTCTACTGCCACCTGTTGCTATATTGATTTAATTTTCACAAAACATAAAGGCATGATCGCTTTCTTCAAACTGCAGGACAGAGGGTTATTGGAGAACCTGTGGTTTCTGGTTTGGTTCTTGATGATTCTAAGCTTTGGGATCCTGATTTCACCACTGCATCAAAGTACAAACCTATACTACGTTCATCATTAGTTGGTTTATTTATCAATCTATTTGGAATCAGTTAAGTCTGTTTATTCTGTAATCTAAgcatttagaaattattgtgtttCAGGTATGTCATGAGTCCCCCTATTAGAGCATCAGGACATGACAAGGCCCTACAAGCTGCCCTTTCAACTGGAGTTCTGCAGGTTTCTCTCTTTGCATGATGAACAATTTAACATATTGTTGAATTTAAAGTGTGATGAACACATTTAACAGTTCAAATTTGTGCTTCCCAGTATCCCTTTGTTGAACCCAGAACAACAAGAAGGTTTTATCATTAAGTCATTAACTTATACTGCCATCTAAAATATACATACAATAGACAACTGTTATGAGATACATGTCATAGCTTGTCAAAACTTCTGATGTTTCATCTTCTGATTGCCTATGACATCTTCGTTAATATCTTATTTAACAGATCTCACAAATCTATTGCCCATGATAATCTTTTGGTTGTGCAGCTTGTGGGAACTGATCATTGCACATTTAATTCTACACAAAAAGCCCTCGGAATTGATGATTTCCGCAAAATTCCAAATGGTGTCAATGGTAAGAGAAAAATGGTTTTGTTAGTTAAATGTACACCCTCATTATGTGGACTTAGTTTAAGCCATTTTGCTTTTTACTATATTTTGTAATTGGGAATATAGGAATTGAGGAGAGGATGCATCTAGTTTGGGACACAATGGTGGTAAGCTCTTCTGGACTCTTCACTAATCCTTCTCTCAACCTATAAGTTCATATCACTTTCAAATTCTCCTTGTCTACAGGAATCTGGCCAAATTTCTGTTACTGATTTTGTTCGGGTGACAAGCACAGAATGGTATGTTTTATCAGTGATCTCTTGAACAATATATAACCACTTTTTGAGTTTGCTATCAAGTTGAGGGATAGAAAGGAAAATGCGTGGGTAACATGTTTTACAATCTGATGTATGTTTAGATGCCTGAAGCATGTAAAATTGTTTTGATCCCTTGAGAATTTTTCCAGTGCTAAGATCTTCAATATATATCCAAGAAAAGGAGCAATTCTTGCTGGATCTGACGCAGATATAATTATATTCAATCCAAACTCAAGCTTTGAAATTAGTGCAAGGTCTCACCACTCTCGAACAGATACAAATGTCTATGAGGGCAAGAAAGGGAAGGTAATAATTTCATTATAGTCTACTAGTTTCCTTTTTGTTGATAACCAATGAAATTAAAATACATGAACACGGCCTTACTGGTTTTATCCAATGAGTGTTAGAAAGTGAAAATGATTGAAGCATCAATATCTTATGCCCTTGACTGTTTCTTATTTTTCCTATGATGCTTCCCGTTCATTTAGTAGAATTAAAAATTCATTCAAATTCAAGACTTATCAGACCATTAGCCCTCATTTTTGTGCAAGTTTCCAGTATTGTTCTATCTACGAATCATCTTCAGGTAAAAATTAACATGTTGCATCCTTCTAGTTGTGACCAGGATGGCTGGACTTTTCATCAGTATATTCCCACCTTAGAAGCTCTCACGTTGTAAATGAAGAATCCTCAAGCAATATTCTTGGCTTTTTATTTGCTTGCAAACAAGATTATCTATAAAGAAAACATGTGGTCTCATAAATATGATATTATTTTTTCTCATGCTAGGTTAGGTACCACTACTATTTCATGGTTGTTATTCACCGTGTAAGATACATTTTCTTGCTTCTTAAACAGGTCCCTTGCCCTGATCCAGCTTAACTAAGGTCGGCTCCTTAAATGAGTTGGGCCTATTCTAGCCTGGCCCACcaaatcatttttaatttttatattttaaaatttttttattcaattggGCCTGGCTTGAGCAATTAAGAAGGCCTGATATCTGCGCTT
Proteins encoded:
- the LOC110643670 gene encoding dihydropyrimidinase, encoding MASTSTACVLSLLSLLLLLFTCPSVSQSNQFCEVGTGYGEAGCGIPASSSSKLLIKGGTVVNAHHQEVADVYVKDGIIVAVNPNLKVGDDVKVLDATGKFVMPGGIDPHTHLAIPFMGTEAIDDFFSGQAAALAGGTTMHIDFVLPINGSLTAGFEAYEKKAKNSCMDYGFHMAITKWDEVVSKEMEIMVKERGINSFKFFMAYKGFVMINDELMLEGFKMCKSLGALAMVHAENGDAVFEGQKRMIELGITGPEGHALSRPPVLEGEATARAIHLARFVNTPLYVVHVMSIDAMEEIARARKSGQRVIGEPVVSGLVLDDSKLWDPDFTTASKYVMSPPIRASGHDKALQAALSTGVLQLVGTDHCTFNSTQKALGIDDFRKIPNGVNGIEERMHLVWDTMVESGQISVTDFVRVTSTECAKIFNIYPRKGAILAGSDADIIIFNPNSSFEISARSHHSRTDTNVYEGKKGKGKVEVTIAGGRVVWENDELKVVPGSGKYIEMAPFSYLFNGINKAEELYLASFHAPVNRFKSTT